One window of Lytechinus variegatus isolate NC3 chromosome 2, Lvar_3.0, whole genome shotgun sequence genomic DNA carries:
- the LOC121408584 gene encoding uncharacterized protein LOC121408584 isoform X1, whose amino-acid sequence MTNNVTIEYRLLSSTAVGPPNTTSSDREMTSTAVIASVSVVSVILATITITILIFCLYRRRKQAGNKPKADGGRSGKAHGSSTMRSDKSDDHPYENPSLPRKLNANLKSSKPADGQNSDPYVTLKGQSLPHQYQWLGNKAQPPDESEYDELMASTEGSTSGYYFKLEPGSRGNTGLRPGVDPTSTTTDPDEAYDLVEVGNMVGKNVNSNRNPETISKDTGDDEDPYYFKLGGSKRGSSTAPASLHLTQQPDGKPPTTETAGNKVNRKPPIAAKPNLATQTKGSVEESADYDKLDRSAFRKQDSEDVNANEYNKLLPRLAVSNNTCSDLPSDGYLKVTLGNGRHCGDDNGDESLMEANDYNKLDRGVEKEIDSLAVADK is encoded by the exons ATGACGAATAACGTAACAATTGAGTACCGGCTGCTCTCCTCAACAGCAGTGG GACCTCCTAACACCACATCAAGCGATCGGGAAATGACCAGTACAGCAGTGATTGCAAGTGTTAGCGTGGTGTCAGTGATACTGGCAACCATAACAATCACCATTCTTATATTCTGCCTGTATAGGAGGAGAAAACAGGCCGGAAATAAGCCAAA GGCTGACGGAGGGAGATCTGGAAAGGCTCATGGATCCAGTACAATGCGTTCAG ACAAAAGTGATGACCACCCCTACGAAAACCCTTCGTTGCCACGGAAACTCAATGCGAACCTTAAATCTTCCAAACCTGCTGATGGACAGAATAGCGATCCATATGTAACCCTCAAAGGCCAATCTTTGCCCCACCAATACCAGTGGCTTGGTAACAAGGCACAACCCCCAGACGAGTCCGAGTATGACGAACTCATGGCGTCAACGGAAGGGAGCACCAGTGGCTACTACTTCAAACTGGAACCAGGTTCACGGGGGAATACCGGTCTTCGACCTGGAGTGGATCCTACATCGACGACAACCGATCCTGATGAAGCGTATGATCTGGTCGAAGTTGGTAACATGGTGGGAAAGAATGTGAATTCAAACAGAAATCCTGAGACTATTAGTAAAGACACGGGTGATGACGAGGATCCGTATTACTTTAAGTTGGGAGGATCTAAACGAGGAAGCTCCACAGCTCCTGCATCTTTACATCTTACCCAACAACCAGATGGTAAACCTCCTACTACAGAGACAGCCGGCAACAAGGTAAACCGGAAACCACCAATCGCTGCTAAACCAAATCTTGCCACGCAAACGAAAGGTTCCGTCGAGGAGAGTGCCGACTACGACAAACTCGATCGGTCTGCCTTCCGCAAGCAGGACTCGGAAGATGTTAATGCAAATGAATACAATAAACTTTTACCGCGGTTGGCGGTCTCAAACAACACATGCTCGGATTTACCAAGTGACGGATATCTGAAGGTGACATTAGGGAATGGAAGACATTGTggagatgataatggtgatgaaagTCTTATGGAGGCTAATGACTATAATAAACTTGACAGGGGAGTAGAGAAAGAAATTGACAGTTTGGCGGTTGCAGATAAGTGA
- the LOC121408584 gene encoding uncharacterized protein LOC121408584 isoform X3, which translates to MTSTAVIASVSVVSVILATITITILIFCLYRRRKQAGNKPKADGGRSGKAHGSSTMRSDKSDDHPYENPSLPRKLNANLKSSKPADGQNSDPYVTLKGQSLPHQYQWLGNKAQPPDESEYDELMASTEGSTSGYYFKLEPGSRGNTGLRPGVDPTSTTTDPDEAYDLVEVGNMVGKNVNSNRNPETISKDTGDDEDPYYFKLGGSKRGSSTAPASLHLTQQPDGKPPTTETAGNKVNRKPPIAAKPNLATQTKGSVEESADYDKLDRSAFRKQDSEDVNANEYNKLLPRLAVSNNTCSDLPSDGYLKVTLGNGRHCGDDNGDESLMEANDYNKLDRGVEKEIDSLAVADK; encoded by the exons ATGACCAGTACAGCAGTGATTGCAAGTGTTAGCGTGGTGTCAGTGATACTGGCAACCATAACAATCACCATTCTTATATTCTGCCTGTATAGGAGGAGAAAACAGGCCGGAAATAAGCCAAA GGCTGACGGAGGGAGATCTGGAAAGGCTCATGGATCCAGTACAATGCGTTCAG ACAAAAGTGATGACCACCCCTACGAAAACCCTTCGTTGCCACGGAAACTCAATGCGAACCTTAAATCTTCCAAACCTGCTGATGGACAGAATAGCGATCCATATGTAACCCTCAAAGGCCAATCTTTGCCCCACCAATACCAGTGGCTTGGTAACAAGGCACAACCCCCAGACGAGTCCGAGTATGACGAACTCATGGCGTCAACGGAAGGGAGCACCAGTGGCTACTACTTCAAACTGGAACCAGGTTCACGGGGGAATACCGGTCTTCGACCTGGAGTGGATCCTACATCGACGACAACCGATCCTGATGAAGCGTATGATCTGGTCGAAGTTGGTAACATGGTGGGAAAGAATGTGAATTCAAACAGAAATCCTGAGACTATTAGTAAAGACACGGGTGATGACGAGGATCCGTATTACTTTAAGTTGGGAGGATCTAAACGAGGAAGCTCCACAGCTCCTGCATCTTTACATCTTACCCAACAACCAGATGGTAAACCTCCTACTACAGAGACAGCCGGCAACAAGGTAAACCGGAAACCACCAATCGCTGCTAAACCAAATCTTGCCACGCAAACGAAAGGTTCCGTCGAGGAGAGTGCCGACTACGACAAACTCGATCGGTCTGCCTTCCGCAAGCAGGACTCGGAAGATGTTAATGCAAATGAATACAATAAACTTTTACCGCGGTTGGCGGTCTCAAACAACACATGCTCGGATTTACCAAGTGACGGATATCTGAAGGTGACATTAGGGAATGGAAGACATTGTggagatgataatggtgatgaaagTCTTATGGAGGCTAATGACTATAATAAACTTGACAGGGGAGTAGAGAAAGAAATTGACAGTTTGGCGGTTGCAGATAAGTGA
- the LOC121408584 gene encoding uncharacterized protein LOC121408584 isoform X2: MRPPNTTSSDREMTSTAVIASVSVVSVILATITITILIFCLYRRRKQAGNKPKADGGRSGKAHGSSTMRSDKSDDHPYENPSLPRKLNANLKSSKPADGQNSDPYVTLKGQSLPHQYQWLGNKAQPPDESEYDELMASTEGSTSGYYFKLEPGSRGNTGLRPGVDPTSTTTDPDEAYDLVEVGNMVGKNVNSNRNPETISKDTGDDEDPYYFKLGGSKRGSSTAPASLHLTQQPDGKPPTTETAGNKVNRKPPIAAKPNLATQTKGSVEESADYDKLDRSAFRKQDSEDVNANEYNKLLPRLAVSNNTCSDLPSDGYLKVTLGNGRHCGDDNGDESLMEANDYNKLDRGVEKEIDSLAVADK; encoded by the exons ATGA GACCTCCTAACACCACATCAAGCGATCGGGAAATGACCAGTACAGCAGTGATTGCAAGTGTTAGCGTGGTGTCAGTGATACTGGCAACCATAACAATCACCATTCTTATATTCTGCCTGTATAGGAGGAGAAAACAGGCCGGAAATAAGCCAAA GGCTGACGGAGGGAGATCTGGAAAGGCTCATGGATCCAGTACAATGCGTTCAG ACAAAAGTGATGACCACCCCTACGAAAACCCTTCGTTGCCACGGAAACTCAATGCGAACCTTAAATCTTCCAAACCTGCTGATGGACAGAATAGCGATCCATATGTAACCCTCAAAGGCCAATCTTTGCCCCACCAATACCAGTGGCTTGGTAACAAGGCACAACCCCCAGACGAGTCCGAGTATGACGAACTCATGGCGTCAACGGAAGGGAGCACCAGTGGCTACTACTTCAAACTGGAACCAGGTTCACGGGGGAATACCGGTCTTCGACCTGGAGTGGATCCTACATCGACGACAACCGATCCTGATGAAGCGTATGATCTGGTCGAAGTTGGTAACATGGTGGGAAAGAATGTGAATTCAAACAGAAATCCTGAGACTATTAGTAAAGACACGGGTGATGACGAGGATCCGTATTACTTTAAGTTGGGAGGATCTAAACGAGGAAGCTCCACAGCTCCTGCATCTTTACATCTTACCCAACAACCAGATGGTAAACCTCCTACTACAGAGACAGCCGGCAACAAGGTAAACCGGAAACCACCAATCGCTGCTAAACCAAATCTTGCCACGCAAACGAAAGGTTCCGTCGAGGAGAGTGCCGACTACGACAAACTCGATCGGTCTGCCTTCCGCAAGCAGGACTCGGAAGATGTTAATGCAAATGAATACAATAAACTTTTACCGCGGTTGGCGGTCTCAAACAACACATGCTCGGATTTACCAAGTGACGGATATCTGAAGGTGACATTAGGGAATGGAAGACATTGTggagatgataatggtgatgaaagTCTTATGGAGGCTAATGACTATAATAAACTTGACAGGGGAGTAGAGAAAGAAATTGACAGTTTGGCGGTTGCAGATAAGTGA